In the Candidatus Saccharibacteria bacterium oral taxon 488 genome, one interval contains:
- a CDS encoding ABC transporter permease: protein MRRIDIIKRAGRNLRQSKGRTILTSLAISVGAFTIGLALMAGEGGRLYTNSIVDAAGDKKVIMVGKKIEAEKKDQLPEYGSSAEEADKNKASAARSKYLLNDKDLEKIRRTPHVKTVTPAYSTDGVAYAKSSASDKKFALTVAVKMDRTRAELAAGSLEDFMPKPGEIIIPDDYVKQLGFKDAQSAIGQTITLGVRSAAQGGDVAKEASFKIAAVDKKSDTVLFYEPMLRISTADAKAIYEFSHDKSQPHQYSTAIAMVDDEKNVDAAKDAIGKDYNAYSIQDIRKALLTMVNVAQVALAGFGGLALLASVFGIINTMYISVLERTSQIGLMKALGMRGRDIGKLFRYEAAWVGLLGGLIGVGLASLVTLLNPVIASFLKLGAGTNLLVIDPLQIGLLVIGLVAMAIISGWLPSRKATKLDPIEALRTE from the coding sequence ATGAGAAGAATCGATATCATCAAGCGGGCGGGGCGGAATCTTCGCCAGTCAAAGGGTCGGACAATTTTGACATCGCTGGCAATTTCTGTCGGGGCGTTTACGATTGGGCTGGCGCTGATGGCTGGCGAGGGTGGCCGTTTGTATACCAATAGCATAGTCGATGCGGCTGGCGACAAGAAAGTGATTATGGTTGGTAAAAAAATTGAAGCCGAAAAGAAGGATCAATTGCCAGAGTATGGCAGTTCGGCAGAAGAGGCTGACAAGAATAAAGCATCGGCGGCGCGTAGCAAATATTTGCTCAATGACAAGGATTTGGAGAAGATCCGACGAACACCGCACGTAAAAACGGTAACACCGGCGTATTCAACTGACGGCGTTGCTTATGCTAAAAGCTCAGCCAGTGATAAAAAATTTGCATTGACTGTGGCTGTTAAAATGGATAGAACTCGAGCAGAATTGGCGGCGGGGTCACTGGAAGATTTCATGCCAAAGCCAGGTGAGATCATCATCCCAGATGATTATGTGAAGCAGTTAGGTTTTAAGGATGCGCAGTCGGCGATTGGTCAGACGATTACCTTGGGTGTGCGCAGCGCAGCGCAGGGTGGAGATGTCGCCAAAGAGGCGTCGTTCAAGATTGCGGCAGTGGACAAAAAATCAGACACAGTTTTGTTTTATGAACCAATGCTGAGGATTTCGACGGCTGATGCTAAGGCTATCTATGAATTTAGCCATGATAAGAGCCAACCGCATCAGTATTCAACGGCGATTGCTATGGTGGATGATGAGAAAAATGTTGATGCTGCTAAAGATGCGATTGGCAAGGACTATAACGCATATTCGATTCAGGATATCCGGAAGGCGTTGCTAACGATGGTCAATGTGGCGCAGGTGGCACTGGCAGGATTCGGCGGCTTGGCGCTGCTGGCCAGTGTGTTCGGGATTATTAACACTATGTATATTTCGGTACTGGAGCGAACTAGTCAAATTGGTTTAATGAAGGCGCTGGGGATGCGTGGTCGTGATATTGGCAAGTTGTTTCGCTACGAGGCAGCGTGGGTTGGTTTGTTAGGCGGCTTGATTGGCGTTGGACTGGCAAGCTTGGTGACGTTGCTGAACCCAGTGATTGCCAGCTTCTTAAAATTAGGTGCCGGGACTAATTTGCTAGTAATTGATCCGCTGCAAATCGGACTGTTGGTAATCGGACTGGTAGCGATGGCAATAATTTCTGGCTGGTTGCCAAGCCGCAAAGCAACAAAGCTAGACCCAATTGAGGCATTAAGGACGGAATAG